Below is a genomic region from Muntiacus reevesi chromosome 19, mMunRee1.1, whole genome shotgun sequence.
AACTTTATGAAGTATAAAGGAAGGGAAGTGTTTACACACAACTCAACTCAGTCAGTATAAGGTCTAGGGTTTTCCCCCTTAAAACTTggcactatttttaaaataaaataaagatatttcaaTAATTAGAACAAACTACGAAGGTATTGtgcatttctgttttatgtagataataaaatattactttaacataaatatataagGATCTCTGCGTTTTTATTTTCCCCACAAGCACAACCAAATGTACcaaaacaaagtatttttaaagagactgaacaaaaaaaaaattacatcccATATAGATTTTGCTTACCTACTCATTTAAAGCTACAGAAAAACAGTTTCCAGAACctttttgctttaaaagaaataaatatacattgaGGCAGGCCACttaaaaatgatatgaaaatatttccctgggtagcatttaaaaaaaaagaaaatagacaaagaaaCATTTAAACTATTTCTGCATTTCAAAAGACAGatattaaacatatatacatagtgGTAAGGTTCAGTGGTAACTTTCATCTTAGTAAACCTATGAGAGTTAGAGGCTACAGACACATCCCCTGAACTCCAGCTTCTGACCTTACCCACTTGGTAATAAGAATTTGAAAATTCATTTCCTCCCTTCACCATTGGCTCTGTGTCCTGCTCTGGATTGCTTCTCTAAAGGCCAGTTCCCACACCTCAGGAACAGGCAGAATGAAGCACCCCCAAGGAGCTCCATGCCCATCTCCTTGAGACATTCACTGGGGGAAATGAAATACAGGCAAATAAATATGCCCATTTATAAGCCATCATTTATCTTGcaaaaacactgaaaatgaaaCAATCACAGGTGTTTGAAAAGACAATATAAAGCATAGTTCCTAAAACCTTAACTACTGATTGCAATGCTAATTTGATGCTGAACCATCATTTTCTGGTAgtgagaatttaattttttttaataaaaatttgtctAAGACCTAACCAGAAAAAAAAGCCCCAAACTTTTAAGATGAATACAAAGTATTTTCCCTTTTAGCGCCCTTTTGTGCTGATTATTATCTAATATTTTAACTGATCACAGTTTAATGGTATTTATTTTCAGTAAAGTTACaagttgtggttttttttccaCTTACACCTCTCCATAGAGTCTTTTGTTAAGGGAGTCAACCGTTTTCCATCAagataaggtaaaaaaaaaaatgcacttaaaAGTGTTAACAAAGGGAGAGTAGGAAGGATTGAAAATAACATTGTTTCCCTATACTTCATTTGGCTTCTTTAGTAAAAGAGGGGGGAAAGCTGTCCAAGTCAAACTGGTATTTTCTGTACTACATTACATATGAATAGGGTGTGGAACCTTATATATGATTTGATAAACCAATGAGCTAGTGAAGACAAAAGTCAGCCTAGAGTGGAGATATTCTTTGTAGGCATGTGGGTATTTTGTGTGCTAAGAATCATAGTCTATGCATACACCGTTAAGTTCCCagattattttatgttaaaaaaaaaaaaaaaagctattagaGGAACAAAGTTTAACTGCTGCTGTCAGCACAAATAATTCCTCATAATTAAGTTATTAAAACTGAAGGCAAAGAACTGAGCGGTGGTGTCTGAAGATATATATTTCCCTTGTTCCTTTCAAGGTGCCACTTTCCTTCTGTTGGACAACTCTGAAAATGTATTTAACCTCGGCATTTCCTCTGAGCTCTTTCACAATGGGCCCCGCCTGATAAAATGAAGCAATCAGTCACTCACTATCGATTTCGCTTTTTCTCCCCTCCACAACCTCCCCCAGAAACACTGCCTGAAAATGAAGTTTACTTTGTGGCTGGTCACCAAAACCAatgcttcactttcatttttgtattccaaacaggattcttgccttggaTAAAGCGGGTAGACCATGCCTATTTCCTGAAAGCAGAGAATTGTTTATTTTGTATGAAGTTGATCGGGTTTGCTTTGGTAAAAGGAGCAAATAAACGTTATCCTAATGTAAGGAGATGGGCTCTGAAGGTAACCAAAGTTCACAAACAGTAAGAATAAGGAGGGGCAACACAAGAGCATTAGAAATGGAGAGTGGCCAAAAGCTGGCTTCAACTCtctcccaggaatcaaaccaaacCCAACCCGGCAATTTCAAAATTAACGgtgggagaaaggaaaaacatgCTCGTGAATTTGTTCATGTAAACTTCAATTTCCTTGCAGTGCAAATTTATGTGGTTAAGTTTTGCCTACATCAAAGAACGTGTgtatttttccctctttcctgaTGGGGATCCACATTGAATAAACACAGCAGCATGTGCCAACGCCGAGCATCAGGAGCTGTGTTTTGTATTACTAGGgcttggtggatttttttttttctttttggtaatttatttagttttgccaGGTATTTAACTCAGTGCTCGCCatatctctccctccctctctctccctctctctctctctctctctctctctctctctctcacacacacacacacgcacacgcacacactgcTCACTCTCTCCAGGAGACACTCCATTCCATTGCCTGGGTACTAGCCTGCAAAGGTCAAAACATATCATTACACCTGCTACCGTTTAAAGGATAGTCCAGTGCCTTAGTTGttttccttattattattttttttctttgtaagggACggggaaataataattaaaaagaaaataacaatcaGAAGTTAGAGAGGGAACAAGGGGGTCGGGAAAGGGCCGCGGGCCAAAGGGAGGGGGAGCCCCGcgctctgcccctccccctcccgctcGAGTTCACTGCACGGGTGTCTGCACCCCGTGGTGTGGTGGCGTGTCCCTACTCCCCCCGTACACATCCTCGGCGCCCGGCAGAGTCCCTCCGGGAGGGgtcatccttttctctttctgtctcctgttACAAAACCAAACTctcaccacctccttctccagctgTAAGCTGTCCGCGAGGGAGGTGATCTCCTGGGCCGAGGGCTTGGGGCATTTGAGGAAATGGCTCTCCAGAGCCCCCTTGACGCTCACCTCGATGGAGGTCCGCTTTTTCCTCTTGCGCCCCTGCGCTGCGATCTTGTCTATGCTCGTGGGGCTGCCCGAGGACGAGTCCGCCTCCTCCAACCACTTGTTCAACAAAGGCTTCAGCTTGCACATGTTCTTGAAGCTCAGCTGCAGGGCCTCAAACCTGCAGATGGTGGTCTGCGAGAACACGTTGCCGTAGAGGGTGCCCAGCGCCAGCCCCACGTCCGCTTGGGTAAATCCCAGTTTGATCCGCCGCTGCTTGAACTGCTTGGCGAACTGCTCCAGGTCATCCGAGGTCGGCGTGTCCTCATCCGAGTGCGGGTCGTGGTGCGCGCCCGGGTGGCCGGGCGGGCCctgcgggggcggcgggggcggcggctgcTGGTGCGCGTGCGAGTGCGGGTGCGGGTGGTGGTCCGCGTGGTGCGGCTCGTCGTGCGCGTCCCGCAGGCCGTGGTGGTGCAGCCCCGCCGGCTGCCCGCCGGCGCCCAGCATGCCGTTCACGGTGAAGCTGGGCTGCGAGTAGAGCAAGCCGCCGTTGGACGCTCCCATGGAGGGCGGGAGGTGCGCCGCAGCCGCTGCGCTCCGCCATGCCCCGGGCCCCGGGTGGTGGTTGGCGGCGTGGTGCACCAGATGCGGcggccgctgctgctgctgctgctgctgctgctgctgctgttgctgctgctgctgctgcagggtGCCCGGCCCGTGCAGCTCGTCGCCTCGGCCGCCCTGCTGAACCACCACCGAGGGCTTGATGTCCGGCTGGCCCAGGGGGCTGGTGGACCAGGGCGAGCCgtcgccgccgcccccgccgccacccccgcccccgccgccgccgccgccgccgccgcccccgccgccgccgccgtggGACAGCGCGGTGATCCACTGGTGAGCGTGGCTGAGCGGGTGCCCGTTGCTCTGCAGCGCGCCGTAGTCGCCCTGCACCAGGCTCTGCGCCTCGCGGTAGCCCCCCGCGCCCTGCTGCATGCCGCCCGGCGGCTCGGTGTGCACGATGGAGGCGCTGGAGGTGAGCAGGCTGTAGTGGTTAGACGCTGCGGTCGCCATGACTCTCGGAGCCGGACTGAGCGCTCCGGTTAAAGGAGCCGCGCATTTGACAGTTACTTTTTCGCCTCGGGCTCCTCTCCTCGCTCGCTTTccgtctctctcctctctctctctccccgccAGCAGGCAGCTCCGACGCCCGCTCCGACGCCTTCTGTGGCTGCTCCTGCTATtactgccgccgccgccgccgcctcccgcccGCCCTcgctctctttctcctcctctccctgcttGCTCTCGCTCACTCTCCGACTAGCTCAGCGCTCCCCCCTCTCCCGGCTCTCTCCAGCTCTCTCCCGCTCTCTCGGCAGCGCCGGCTCGCAGCGGCACgcgcctgggccccgccccctccaccccctcccatTGGCTCCGCGCCCTTTGATTTACGTGGATACCGCTAGCAACCTCCCAGGCCGGCGCCACTGATTGGCGCAGagatgccccctccccctccccacccccccggaCGCGGAGTCCTTTTAGCTGCTCTctgattccccccacccccccgccccattCAGTTTCTCAGAGTTCTcacctccccttctcccccacccccggcctccTCCGACCCTCTCGGATGGGCCCGCCCCCCATCTGTCTCCCAAGCAGACGCGCCTGGCGGTCCGGGCGGAGaagtggcggggggcgggggcgcccCGGCCCTCTACCGACCACAGCCACTTGCAAGACTTgggtggcggtgggggggggcggggtgtcgggccaccttctcctcccaatAGGGCGGGAGAAGGagtgaagaaagaggaagagaaaggctgAGTCCCAACAAGCCAGGGGGAGTCCGACTTTTATTCAccttgggacacacacacacacacacacacacacacacacacacaccccaacgtCTCATACCTAGAGCCAGAAGTCAGGctacacgcccccccccccccccccacacacacgttGAAGTCTCCTTTCCCTAACTGTTAGAATTTCAGTGCCCATGTGCTTCTTGCTCCAGGGTGTGACACTTCTGCCTCCCCAAAGGTGCTTTTATTCGCCTCCACCCACCCCACTAGCGCCAGATCTCTTCCTTTTCGGTTCCAGACCCGATGGTCTTCCAGCACCGCGGGGTGAGGACCCCACTAAAGGCAGGCTCCGCAGGCGCCTCGGCTTGCAGGAGACTGCTTGTTCAGGAGCGGAGGTGTTGCCTGTTCTGAACAGCGCAGCGGTCtggactgaaaacaaaacaaaactctaacAGTCTCTGACACATTCAAACCCGGGGTGCGCGCACAGGTTTGGGTTTAGGGAAAACCAGGAACCCTCTCGGGTAGACCTTCATTTTGTGACAGGAGCGCTGTCAAGGGCGTGTTCGGCCTCTGTAAGGTGCAGGGAGGCACCAAGGGAGGCTTCGACTGCGTGAGCGCTTCTCCGTGTTCCTGAAGCTTTCGGATGCAACTTTTTCCGTTAGCTGCTTCGAAAGAGAGGAAGAGCGGGTGATGGAAAATGGGCTGTACTAAGGGAATCTTCCGAATCCTAAACTTCGGCGGACGCCAGCGGGTGGGGTGGTCTAACTCAGCTGCCAGGCGCTCACTGGCGAAGCTGTCTGCTTAGCCTTCAGCAGGGCACTCCGGAGCGAGGCTGCGGGACCCTGCACCGCCAGGACGGTTCTACCCAGCACGAGCGCGTCGCGCCGTCAGCGCCGCAGCCGCCCGGAGCAGGTGCCTGCCGCCGCTTTCGGAGCGTGCTAGCAAAGGTAGGAGGATCGGGCGCAGGCCGGTGCTGGAGCAGCGGAACCACCGCGCACGATCGAGTGTACCGCGCGAATACTGCAAAGCGAATCAGAAGTTGCTGCCCTGgaagtgggggaaaaaacccaacCACAGGGAAAGTGAATTGCGTCCGCACCTCTCACCCTCCGCCCTCCGACCCTCCGTCGTCGCCCTTAGCGCTGGCGTTGCCGGCGATCGTGGGTTTGTGAGGGAAGCCAAATCAACGCTCAAGGGGAGCACTTTGGGGCCTCCGAGCATCTTAATCTAGACAGTAAAGTGGAACGGGCCAGAGAATTCATCATGACTAACGAGGAGCGGAGGTCTTTGGGGAGTGGCTGAGCTGTTTATAAATCACCGCGTTGAGCACTCGCCCGGGCAAGGCGCTTTGGCGGAGAATTTCCACGTGCCCTGTGTTTATGAGCGtgtgtgggggagagagagagagatggttaGGGGAGGGGCGAGCCCACAGGCCGCCAACCGAACGGACCTGCATCCCCCCACGCGCGCACCCGCGCGGCGAGGAGAGGACATACACCTTCTGGCGCTGGGTTCTCGCGCAAGCGCGGAGCCACTCTGGCCGCGCGCCTGGGGGCTGCTAGGAATCCCGTAACTTTGCCCGgctaggaaaaaatgaaaaagtccaAGCCTGGAAGCGCGCAGACTCGGCCGCTGGCGCCCGCGGCTGCTCGACCGGGAGTGAAGGGGCTGGGCGGAGGGCAGGACCGCCTCCCTCAGCAGCGCCTCCGTGTCCTCAGCTCTGGGCGCCTGGCTCTCCTGGGGCTTTGGGAGCGCACGGGCCACTCGCCAGCCGCGTCCTGGCCCAACCCGCCGCGCCtttcaccaccccaccccccggctACCCCCCCGGTCGCCGGCTGTCCTCCTCCCCAACCGCTCGGCTGGGAGAACTCGGAGCTCCCACAGATGGAAGGATCCAGCCGCCGGGAAGGGCCGCGCGTCCGGATGCCGAACAGCTCGCCCCCTCCCCCTTCCGGGGCAGGTGTCTGCTTTTCTCTGGAtttgatttctcatttctctAGGGACAAGGCCCTTTGCAGCCGGTGGGGGTGAAACACTCGAGGGAAGAAAAGCGTTTCCAATTTCCGAGGGAACCGAGGCGGCCAGACTCGGAGTCAGtttaaccccccacccccaccccacaccctcctctccttctgcctcccttcccccagTTTCAGGCTTTGGGCGCTGGGGTTTTGGGGTAGGGGAGCAAGAATAGGCTGCATGTGTACATCCAAACTTCCTGTCTGCAGTGGGACTTCACTGACGATGACTGCTCGGAGATTCATCCCGTGCTGATGTCCCAGGTCTccactccacccctccccccaccttcgCCTCATTTCGCTGGCAGGCGACGGAGCCGAAACATTCCCAACTGGGTAAGCCGGGTGGTTCTACTCGATTAATGCACCCAATAAATCCCCGGGAGTACACAAAGCACTGCCCTACCCCCGGCCtcagcctcccaccccacccccaccccgcagccTGGCCAATCACCGGGCGGGCTGGGCTGGGCGCGCACACTGGCTCTGGGTACCACCTCCCCCGCGCCGCCCCCGCCTCTCCGCCTGCCGCCCGAGGCCCGGTTGGCGCGAACGCCGGGTCCCGAGTACCTCGGCTTCCAGTCTGCCTCCCGGCGAGGCCCCTTCCTGGGGCTCCAGGAACCTCAGAGGTTGTAGACCTCCGATGAGGGGCTTTGTgatcctcccttcccttcctcccaccgTCGTGGGCGCCTTTCTTTGCGGCCGACACCGCCGGAGCAGAGTCCACGCGTCTCCCTGCCTTTCTCCACCCTCATAAAAGCACGTTGAAAGTGTCTCGGGGAGACACCTCCAGGTTTTGATTCAGCTCATTCCCTTTCACTGTTCAAAGCACTGTTCAAATACAGAGGCTGCTTACGTTGACGTGGAGAGGATTTCAAACAAACCTAAAATGCTTTGAACTGACAAGGTGTCTTGATATCTCCCTCACTCCAGTACAGTTCCCCGAGATCACTGGCTAGGACAATGGCTGAGCAAGCGGTTCACGCGGGCCTCGCAGCCTCTTTGGCTGGCTGCTGGGTCCCCCGGGCCCCCTCCACGAGAACAAGCTCCAGGCGTCCTGAGCAACCTCGCCAGCCCATCCCCGTCCTCTAGGTCCCAGCAAGGGCTCTGCTGAGTCGGTATCCTGACCTAGACTGGTCTGAGGAATTGGTGCGGACATCGTACTGCACTGCTTGGAGAGAAAATAACTCAGAGAATCCGAGCTAAACCAAAAAGACATATTTATCCCACATTGTCACACTTCTCAAAAGCGTGAGCCAGACCTGGGTCTTAGTAGTGCCCAGCACCTTGACCAGAGACTCCCAAAGTCTTCACATGAGTAACAGTAATGATATCAACCTGTACACTCTAATATGAACTCAATTTTAACTTCATCTAGTAAACACACACCGTATGTAAAATATCATTTATTGTATTTCTCCATACCAGGTCTTGCCAGAAAAACCACCATTATCACTCCTAAACATTGAGCTGAAAGGATGCAGTTATTAAAGTAGAGGTGAGATGGTATTTACTCATTTGATAGATCTTAATTTACTTCTTATTGATGTTTTAATAGTTCCATGACAATGGAAATCAGGAAACAAAGggaattttcttccaaggtggCAGCTGGTTTAAACTTGGGTAAAATTGCCTACTgggatttcctttttaatatatcCACCTTGGAGGAAGATTCCAagtcccttctttctctctcttttctcccttatCCCAGTCATTTTCCCCTGTACTTTCTGCTCTTCTGTTAGTCTCCAGGACCTGTTTGAGAGGTTCCCCACATTTAAATGGAACTTCTTTGCTAAGAGCCTACAGAATGTCAAAACTGAGGTTCCCActtcagagcttcagctttaaacAGCCAATCCACACAAAGAGGCAGCTGGCTCCTTTAATGAAAACCTCCTTAGAGCTTGAAGACTTCCAGGCTTAGAAATGCATTTGTAAGAAGCAAGGAAAATGCATTTCCAAGCTGCCAGTTCTTGTGAGACACAAtaaacatttactttaaaaaagaacagaaattaataTCTTTAATTATGCAGCACACTGCCTCCCTGATGAAAAAAATTCCACGTAGATTTATATGTTATTgtctatatatacattttacaagTTTCTAAATGTGCATCCATCTCCATATCATAAACGGTTTTGAAGAAGGaaaagttttctgaaagttgaaacGCCCATTCTTCATTTTCTTGACAAATCTGTGTTTGTCCATGTCTCACATACGGATGATTCTATTTTATCTTTACTACTGTGTAAACCAGTAAGATGTCATGTTCTaagttcagtattttaaaatgaaattatttgaatttgtggatattaatctgtttctccttttcttcaaGTTCTGAATCTCATCATTAAAAGTGACCCCCCCCTTTGTAATCCACAAGTGAATATTTTATAGACAGGCACGGCTTGAAGACTTCTAAAACCATATCACCCAGGCAGTCTAGCTATTTCAAGGATTACTTTGAGTAATTTATCAAAGGAAGTCTGCTAAATTTTGAGTGGTGAATATGAGGCCTTACAGAGGAGAAAGCATAAAGAACACATTCCATCAGTGTGCAAGGCAAATTCTCTTTGGCATTAATACAGCTTGTTTATACTGACATAGCAGGAACACAACGTGAGGGGATTGGTGGCTCCTAGTTTCCtttctgaaatttccttttcAAAGGACTAACATTCAATGACTTCCTAACAATGAAACCTGAAGGTGTTTCCCACCCTTATCCCTTGCCCTAA
It encodes:
- the LOC136150714 gene encoding NHS-like protein 3, producing the protein MTLGAGLSAPQAAPTPAPTPSVAAPAITAAAAAASRPPSLSFSSSPCLLSLTLRLAQRSPLSRLSPALSRSLGSAGSQRHAPGFSEFSPPLLPHPRPPPTLSDGPAPHLSPKQTRLAVRAEKWRGAGAPRPSTDHSHLQDLGGGAGRHQGRLRLRERFSVFLKLSDATFSVSCFEREEERVMENGLLQQGTPERGCGTLHRQDGSTQHERVAPSAPQPPGAGACRRFRSVLAKVGGSGAGRCWSSGTTAHDRVYRANTAKRIRSCCPGSGGKNPTTGKVNCVRTSHPPPSDPPSSPLALALPAIEKMKKSKPGSAQTRPLAPAAARPGVKGLGGGQDRLPQQRLRVLSSGRLALLGLWERTGHSPAASWPNPPRLSPPHPPATPPVAGCPPPQPLGWENSELPQMEGSSRREGPRVRMPNSSPPPPSGWDFTDDDCSEIHPVLMSQVSTPPLPPPSPHFAGRRRSRNIPNWPGQSPGGLGWARTLALGTTSPAPPPPLRLPPEARLARTPGPEYLGFQSASRRGPFLGLQEPQSTVPRDHWLGQWLSKRFTRASQPLWLAAGSPGPPPREQAPGVLSNLASPSPSSRSQQGLC
- the POU3F2 gene encoding POU domain, class 3, transcription factor 2; the protein is MATAASNHYSLLTSSASIVHTEPPGGMQQGAGGYREAQSLVQGDYGALQSNGHPLSHAHQWITALSHGGGGGGGGGGGGGGGGGGGGGGGDGSPWSTSPLGQPDIKPSVVVQQGGRGDELHGPGTLQQQQQQQQQQQQQQQQQRPPHLVHHAANHHPGPGAWRSAAAAAHLPPSMGASNGGLLYSQPSFTVNGMLGAGGQPAGLHHHGLRDAHDEPHHADHHPHPHSHAHQQPPPPPPPQGPPGHPGAHHDPHSDEDTPTSDDLEQFAKQFKQRRIKLGFTQADVGLALGTLYGNVFSQTTICRFEALQLSFKNMCKLKPLLNKWLEEADSSSGSPTSIDKIAAQGRKRKKRTSIEVSVKGALESHFLKCPKPSAQEITSLADSLQLEKEVVRVWFCNRRQKEKRMTPPGGTLPGAEDVYGGSRDTPPHHGVQTPVQ